One genomic segment of Laspinema palackyanum D2c includes these proteins:
- a CDS encoding helix-turn-helix domain-containing protein — translation MTDYSTPPELNPVDLWHQTDKTQEQLAEIFDVHPTTFARWCNGTRKPSLAYRRRAAELAHQLLSRQ, via the coding sequence ATGACTGATTATAGCACACCACCGGAACTGAACCCGGTAGATTTGTGGCACCAAACCGACAAAACACAAGAGCAATTAGCTGAAATTTTCGACGTTCACCCCACCACCTTCGCCCGCTGGTGCAACGGCACCCGCAAACCCTCCCTCGCTTATCGCCGCCGAGCCGCCGAACTAGCGCACCAATTACTTTCCCGTCAATAG